The following proteins are encoded in a genomic region of Rudaeicoccus suwonensis:
- a CDS encoding IS3 family transposase, with translation MPVAVACRVLDLSTQGYYKWLKDPVSQRDWDDAHVIDVIHQIHQDDPTLGYRFIADELADAGIAASENRVWRLCSTAGVFASHHRRRGASGKPGPAVHDDLLATVGDHGRVRHDFVGAAHRPNQIWLTDIERHEALLNLAVVKGHRWRLVAAGRLKLRTV, from the coding sequence GTGCCGGTCGCGGTGGCGTGCAGGGTGCTCGACCTCTCCACCCAGGGGTACTACAAGTGGCTCAAAGACCCAGTGTCTCAGCGTGATTGGGACGACGCGCACGTCATCGACGTGATCCACCAGATCCATCAGGACGATCCCACCCTGGGCTACCGGTTCATCGCCGACGAGCTCGCCGACGCCGGTATCGCGGCATCCGAGAACCGTGTGTGGCGATTGTGCTCGACCGCAGGCGTGTTCGCCTCCCACCACCGCCGGCGGGGCGCATCGGGCAAGCCCGGCCCCGCTGTGCACGATGACCTGCTCGCGACCGTCGGCGATCACGGCCGGGTCCGTCACGACTTCGTCGGTGCCGCACACAGGCCGAACCAGATCTGGCTGACCGACATCGAGCGCCACGAGGCGCTGCTGAACCTTGCGGTGGTGAAAGGACACCGCTGGCGGCTTGTCGCAGCGGGCCGTTTGAAGCTGAGGACAGTCTGA
- a CDS encoding DUF2752 domain-containing protein, which yields MYAATGLYCPACGATRSVYALLRGDFTAALVYNAALIASIFLIGTRALLMLCGYDRSVRKIDQLVGSWSIQSWAAIAVCWTIVRNLSIMHGILRP from the coding sequence ATGTACGCCGCAACGGGGCTTTATTGCCCCGCGTGCGGCGCAACGAGATCGGTATACGCACTTTTGCGGGGAGATTTCACCGCGGCACTCGTTTACAATGCAGCTCTTATCGCCAGTATTTTTCTTATAGGAACACGCGCACTTCTCATGCTATGTGGCTATGACCGATCGGTCAGAAAGATTGACCAATTGGTAGGTTCCTGGTCAATTCAGTCATGGGCAGCGATTGCAGTCTGCTGGACGATAGTAAGAAATCTATCTATCATGCACGGTATTCTTCGTCCCTAA
- a CDS encoding transposase — MPKPYPKEFRDDVVAVAGKGDAPLKQIAKDFGISEGCLSNWMKKADIQDGNRPGLTEIDRSELREANKRIRLLEQENEVLRRAAAYLSQANLPGK; from the coding sequence ATGCCCAAGCCCTACCCCAAGGAGTTCCGCGACGATGTCGTGGCTGTCGCTGGCAAGGGTGATGCTCCGTTGAAGCAGATCGCGAAGGACTTCGGGATCTCCGAAGGCTGCTTGTCGAACTGGATGAAGAAGGCCGACATCCAGGACGGCAACCGTCCTGGTCTGACCGAGATCGACCGGTCCGAGTTGCGTGAGGCGAACAAGCGGATCCGGCTCCTGGAGCAGGAGAACGAGGTCCTACGCCGTGCAGCGGCCTATCTATCGCAGGCGAACCTGCCGGGAAAATAG
- a CDS encoding GntR family transcriptional regulator, whose amino-acid sequence MSVPRYQQIAAQLRAQILDGTYQVGDRLPTLLQLQRDLGVPGINTVRSALKVLADDGLVRTDHGNGTFVTATATAGANHADLLTALHQARTTVDRAIAYLERQAPTDTPTTSPVPGPADHPGAVASTPSDIATSDQPGASAALQALRRLAEHVGATPPEPDTWPEPVLSTLTRRNRTILLTISTDDTGQEQVRVTFLRRPRGRGEFIADSEASYTAAHITQAASEIHKYLRP is encoded by the coding sequence ATGAGTGTCCCCCGGTACCAGCAGATCGCCGCACAACTACGCGCGCAGATCCTCGACGGCACGTATCAGGTCGGCGACCGGTTACCGACCCTGTTGCAGCTACAACGTGACCTGGGCGTGCCGGGCATCAACACAGTCCGTTCCGCGCTGAAAGTGCTGGCCGATGACGGGTTGGTGCGTACCGACCACGGGAACGGCACCTTCGTCACCGCCACGGCCACCGCTGGCGCTAACCATGCCGACCTGCTCACCGCCTTACACCAGGCCCGGACGACCGTGGACCGCGCGATCGCCTACCTTGAACGCCAGGCCCCGACCGATACACCGACCACCTCCCCCGTGCCCGGCCCCGCAGACCACCCAGGTGCAGTGGCCTCGACGCCATCGGACATCGCGACTAGCGATCAACCCGGGGCGTCGGCCGCTCTGCAGGCGTTGCGCCGGCTGGCCGAGCATGTCGGCGCCACCCCACCGGAACCCGACACGTGGCCCGAGCCCGTCCTGTCCACCCTTACCCGCCGCAACCGCACCATCCTGCTCACCATCAGCACTGATGACACCGGCCAGGAACAGGTGAGGGTGACGTTCCTGCGACGCCCCCGCGGCCGCGGGGAATTCATCGCCGATAGCGAAGCCAGCTACACCGCCGCCCACATCACCCAAGCGGCCAGCGAGATCCACAAATACCTCCGCCCTTAA
- a CDS encoding ribbon-helix-helix protein, CopG family produces the protein MSTEIDYDALAARLTDPDYPVSSAGQVKTGDAAAAEGRAFLLREYGSEEAIAAAMSVSRGRPRVGDAKRGPSATVRGRISDTDYAAFKKLEEATGRTQSDLVRDAVHQLLTQHKLVS, from the coding sequence ATGAGCACCGAGATCGACTATGACGCCCTCGCGGCGCGCCTGACGGACCCCGACTACCCGGTGAGCAGCGCCGGGCAGGTGAAGACCGGCGATGCGGCCGCTGCCGAGGGGCGTGCGTTTCTGTTGCGCGAATACGGCTCTGAGGAAGCGATCGCCGCAGCCATGAGTGTCAGCCGCGGCCGGCCCCGCGTCGGAGACGCCAAACGTGGACCGTCAGCTACAGTTCGCGGACGGATCAGCGACACCGACTACGCCGCGTTCAAAAAGCTCGAAGAGGCCACTGGGCGGACCCAGAGTGACCTGGTGCGTGACGCGGTGCATCAACTCCTGACGCAGCACAAACTCGTCAGCTGA